Proteins encoded in a region of the Planococcus citri chromosome 1, ihPlaCitr1.1, whole genome shotgun sequence genome:
- the LOC135831275 gene encoding adenylate kinase isoenzyme 5 isoform X1, whose protein sequence is MGTCLDTEKKNEPEELEIIDGRALWVSDGGRNQPFPATPTEGQFFSQNEGRVKFEVPKIPVVFVLGGPGSGKVTHCDNLAEEKRGIIHINMTDLLQQYTIGSGETKDFNQLSSKTVAEVLMLEMKMSPAAKTFLISGYPRNMRDVVEYTDKIKAVSGIIVLSWTRSSLEKQIEYGAKLGHVVLSLARMELNNFYKNVIPVADFYDQRKMLTSINGERNPAEVYNDFRAVILRIIGSQDAEKTATLTTIPNGTVVNLQPDPVLSTSSITNTVPAVSVTVPASVTGGSLTTTTAVSVHNPPPSGYPAAVYVIGGPGSNKGLLIGKVLRRLPGWSHISMGGVLRAMVNSRDIPIEEAQRVRDTISAGEMVDKNVVNAVLDRAMLANINANGIIIDGFPRDLDELHDFEEKYQQHPWIILLDCSKLQLSRGRWDDSVPAFRKRLEIFRERTLPMLKVLDTEHRLTMVDGDTETPEVEEAFNIALFEAIQHVQEDFALEHGPDARQQIPMNFEAALLQDLEDEILENISGRPQVNGYGPPRERRSTSIIAGGKPGPNNVMSVSHANGGNHSQGNTLQTHAQVESYPK, encoded by the exons ATGGGAACTTGTCTCGATACTG agaaaaaaaatgagccagAAGAACTTGAGATTATTGATGGACGTGCGCTTTGGGTTTCTGATGGAGGGAGAAATCAACCATTTCCAGCTACACCTACCgaaggacaatttttttcacaaaacgaAGGGAGAGTTAAATTCGAAGTACCGAAGATACCCGTTGTTTTTGTTCTTG GGGGTCCTGGAAGTGGTAAAGTAACACACTGTGATAATTTGGCAGAAGAAAAACGTGGTATCATACATATCAATATGACTGATTTGCTACAGCAATACACCATTGGAAGTG GAGAGACGAAAGACTTTAATCAATTATCTAGCAAAACTGTGGCCGAGGTCCTGATGCTTGAAATGAAGATGTCACCCGCTGCTAAAACATTTCTAATTTCTGGATATCCGAGAAATATGAGAGACGTTGTCGAATATACCGATAAG ATCAAGGCAGTCAGCGGTATCATTGTACTATCCTGGACACGAAGCAGTTTAGAAAAACAAATCGAATATGGCGCAAAACTCGGCCACGTTGTGCTCAGTCTAGCTCGAatggaattgaataatttttataaaaatgttataCCAGTGGCTGATTTCTACGATCAGCGTAAAATGCTCACTTCG ATAAACGGAGAAAGAAATCCGGCCGAAGTATACAACGACTTCAGAGCAGTCATCTTGAGGATCATCGGTTCGCAAGATGCTGAGAAAACAGCTACTTTGACGACAATCCCGAATGGAACCGTGGTTAATTTACAGCCTGATCCCGTATTATCTACCTCATCTATTACTAATACTGTACCTGCGGTATCTGTGACTGTTCCTGCTTCTGTCACCGGAGGATCATTAACTACCACTACTGCTGTATCAGTTCATAATCCTCCTCCTAGTGGATACCCTGCAGCTGTATATGTGATTG GTGGCCCTGGTAGTAATAAAGGGCTCTTGATAGGCAAAGTTCTAAGACGATTGCCAGGTTGGAGTCATATAAGTATGGGAGGAGTACTTCGAGCTATGGTTAACAGTAGAGATATACCCATTGAAGAGGCTCAAAGGGTCAGAGATACGATTTCAGCTGGAGAAATGGTCGATAAA AACGTCGTTAATGCAGTTTTAGATAGAGCCATGCTGGCGAACATCAATGCTAATGGAATAATTATCGACGGTTTTCCGAGGGATTTGGACGAATTACATGATTTTGAAGAGAAG taccAACAACATCCTTGGATAATTCTACTCGATTGCTCAAAATTACAATTAAGTCGTGGTCGATGGGACGACAGCGTTCCTGCTTTTCGCAAACGTCTGGAAATATTCAGAGAAAGAACGTTGCCAATGCTCAAAGTCTTGGATACTGAACACAGACTGACTATG gTCGACGGTGATACTGAAACGCCCGAGGTCGAAGAAGCATTCAACATAGCTTTATTCGAGGCGATCCAACACGTTCAAGAAGATTTCGCTCTAGAACACGGACCAGATGCTCGACAACAAATACCCATGAATTTTGAAGCAGCTCTTTTACAAGACTTGGAAgacgaaattttggaaaacatttcagGCAGACCACAAGTCAACGGTTATGGCCCTCCGAGAGAACGACGCTCTACCAGTATAATTGCTGGCGGTAAACCTGGTCCAAATAACGTCATGTCAGTCTCCCATGCCAACGGTGGAAATCATTCTCAAGGAAACACGTTACAAACCCATGCTCAAGTAGAAAGTTAcccaaaataa
- the LOC135831275 gene encoding adenylate kinase isoenzyme 5 isoform X2, translating into MTDLLQQYTIGSGETKDFNQLSSKTVAEVLMLEMKMSPAAKTFLISGYPRNMRDVVEYTDKIKAVSGIIVLSWTRSSLEKQIEYGAKLGHVVLSLARMELNNFYKNVIPVADFYDQRKMLTSINGERNPAEVYNDFRAVILRIIGSQDAEKTATLTTIPNGTVVNLQPDPVLSTSSITNTVPAVSVTVPASVTGGSLTTTTAVSVHNPPPSGYPAAVYVIGGPGSNKGLLIGKVLRRLPGWSHISMGGVLRAMVNSRDIPIEEAQRVRDTISAGEMVDKNVVNAVLDRAMLANINANGIIIDGFPRDLDELHDFEEKYQQHPWIILLDCSKLQLSRGRWDDSVPAFRKRLEIFRERTLPMLKVLDTEHRLTMVDGDTETPEVEEAFNIALFEAIQHVQEDFALEHGPDARQQIPMNFEAALLQDLEDEILENISGRPQVNGYGPPRERRSTSIIAGGKPGPNNVMSVSHANGGNHSQGNTLQTHAQVESYPK; encoded by the exons ATGACTGATTTGCTACAGCAATACACCATTGGAAGTG GAGAGACGAAAGACTTTAATCAATTATCTAGCAAAACTGTGGCCGAGGTCCTGATGCTTGAAATGAAGATGTCACCCGCTGCTAAAACATTTCTAATTTCTGGATATCCGAGAAATATGAGAGACGTTGTCGAATATACCGATAAG ATCAAGGCAGTCAGCGGTATCATTGTACTATCCTGGACACGAAGCAGTTTAGAAAAACAAATCGAATATGGCGCAAAACTCGGCCACGTTGTGCTCAGTCTAGCTCGAatggaattgaataatttttataaaaatgttataCCAGTGGCTGATTTCTACGATCAGCGTAAAATGCTCACTTCG ATAAACGGAGAAAGAAATCCGGCCGAAGTATACAACGACTTCAGAGCAGTCATCTTGAGGATCATCGGTTCGCAAGATGCTGAGAAAACAGCTACTTTGACGACAATCCCGAATGGAACCGTGGTTAATTTACAGCCTGATCCCGTATTATCTACCTCATCTATTACTAATACTGTACCTGCGGTATCTGTGACTGTTCCTGCTTCTGTCACCGGAGGATCATTAACTACCACTACTGCTGTATCAGTTCATAATCCTCCTCCTAGTGGATACCCTGCAGCTGTATATGTGATTG GTGGCCCTGGTAGTAATAAAGGGCTCTTGATAGGCAAAGTTCTAAGACGATTGCCAGGTTGGAGTCATATAAGTATGGGAGGAGTACTTCGAGCTATGGTTAACAGTAGAGATATACCCATTGAAGAGGCTCAAAGGGTCAGAGATACGATTTCAGCTGGAGAAATGGTCGATAAA AACGTCGTTAATGCAGTTTTAGATAGAGCCATGCTGGCGAACATCAATGCTAATGGAATAATTATCGACGGTTTTCCGAGGGATTTGGACGAATTACATGATTTTGAAGAGAAG taccAACAACATCCTTGGATAATTCTACTCGATTGCTCAAAATTACAATTAAGTCGTGGTCGATGGGACGACAGCGTTCCTGCTTTTCGCAAACGTCTGGAAATATTCAGAGAAAGAACGTTGCCAATGCTCAAAGTCTTGGATACTGAACACAGACTGACTATG gTCGACGGTGATACTGAAACGCCCGAGGTCGAAGAAGCATTCAACATAGCTTTATTCGAGGCGATCCAACACGTTCAAGAAGATTTCGCTCTAGAACACGGACCAGATGCTCGACAACAAATACCCATGAATTTTGAAGCAGCTCTTTTACAAGACTTGGAAgacgaaattttggaaaacatttcagGCAGACCACAAGTCAACGGTTATGGCCCTCCGAGAGAACGACGCTCTACCAGTATAATTGCTGGCGGTAAACCTGGTCCAAATAACGTCATGTCAGTCTCCCATGCCAACGGTGGAAATCATTCTCAAGGAAACACGTTACAAACCCATGCTCAAGTAGAAAGTTAcccaaaataa